A single Sulfitobacter albidus DNA region contains:
- a CDS encoding UvrD-helicase domain-containing protein, with product MTQLSIVPAGAGAGKTYHIQKTLADWVQDGNVAPGRILAVTFTEAAASELRGRVQAELMKRDRISDALEIDHAYVGTIHALGQRLLTEHAFAAGRSPGNRLLSEPERDLLIRMELAKCVGLRPLMENLARFGYRWNFLTGASAEDAFRSDVLRTVDLIRGLGDRGSEPGILAPAVAALKKGYGPCDPDGAALSAALRRTVVALLDMFPESLGTILECNATAKKAFISDHQNLRKAAQDETLETDWALWQKLRGLRKSMRGSPTPEGYDELAEAVTVSADELLRHPGPLADACAKVTALVTGAQEVLEAYQLAKRKAGLVDYADMIVETETLLRTQPDILTAVLGEIDCVVIDEFQDTNPVQFALLWQLAQGAKRALIVGDTKQSIMGFQGADARLTQALQDSHASAVTPLDRNWRSDPRIMGFVNTLGPVLFPQGYNALAPVREETGVPALEVINLPGGRSDTTAGCVADRVARMLVDGTQIYDKVTKAMRPAKASDIAVLCYTGSKCEAVAAAIEAHGLPVRLQQSGWLGSLAMRVARAALTYIADPSDRLAALTWLTLGPPRMPIEDALRNAVDRVLDTHTALEPLAALHEAEQRRPVFDTVTEMLRSTNLREWAAGIDGPAQALADLARLEAEAQNFDGLATDLRSAAGFHGYGMQIFLGWIIAQTDKAWDKHPDPDGWSSSGIEISTWHSAKGREWPITIVAGLDQTFAERPGTLSAEFDGFEDLGNVLSHANLGYLPKFDAPETQAVFAQAHQEQDEQEAARELYVALTRARDRLILVLPREKTKARDKAERMVDLLRDRGGLQTGAGFLEVCGENFAANVTDGASDGPEVEPKGVLIGYPRFGAPRQNVDASHTPWRQSPSTQEPATSQTPTAINTVELGAAIDTSGAVFASAADRGTVLHLAFRVLTNQPNLSEQLIAATGLAPKVIDEIAVQAELLRDRLAAEGYDQLHFELPVQEIRPDGSQTNAIIDCLAEGPDGFLILDHKSGPCPDPEARFHTYLPQLRSYAQLMALTRPDKPVRSLAINWIDEGRLSFCSVDKKEFA from the coding sequence GTGACCCAACTTTCAATCGTTCCCGCAGGTGCCGGAGCTGGCAAAACCTATCACATCCAGAAGACCCTTGCTGATTGGGTTCAAGACGGCAACGTCGCACCAGGGCGCATTCTCGCAGTGACTTTCACGGAAGCCGCGGCATCTGAGTTGCGGGGTCGTGTGCAGGCAGAGTTAATGAAGCGCGACCGTATTTCCGATGCGTTGGAAATTGACCACGCCTATGTTGGCACCATTCATGCCCTTGGCCAGCGGTTGCTCACGGAACACGCATTTGCTGCAGGTAGGTCTCCTGGGAACCGGTTGCTAAGCGAACCCGAGCGCGACCTGCTGATCCGAATGGAATTGGCAAAATGCGTAGGCCTGCGCCCACTGATGGAGAATCTTGCGCGCTTTGGCTACCGCTGGAACTTTTTAACAGGGGCAAGCGCAGAGGACGCATTTCGAAGTGATGTGCTGAGAACGGTCGACCTCATCCGAGGTTTGGGTGATCGAGGGTCTGAGCCAGGGATTCTGGCTCCCGCAGTAGCGGCTTTGAAGAAAGGTTACGGGCCCTGCGACCCAGATGGCGCGGCCTTAAGCGCAGCGCTACGCAGAACCGTTGTTGCCTTGTTAGATATGTTTCCAGAGTCTCTCGGAACAATACTTGAGTGCAATGCGACGGCCAAAAAAGCTTTCATTAGCGACCATCAAAATCTGCGTAAAGCTGCCCAAGACGAAACGCTTGAGACAGACTGGGCACTTTGGCAGAAACTCCGTGGACTGCGCAAATCTATGCGGGGGTCTCCCACACCCGAAGGGTATGATGAACTAGCCGAGGCGGTCACGGTCAGTGCCGATGAGTTACTGCGCCACCCTGGGCCTTTGGCAGACGCTTGCGCCAAAGTGACCGCACTCGTTACTGGAGCGCAAGAAGTTTTAGAGGCTTATCAACTCGCAAAACGCAAAGCCGGCCTAGTCGACTACGCCGATATGATCGTCGAAACCGAAACGTTGCTACGCACCCAGCCAGATATCCTTACGGCTGTGTTGGGGGAGATTGACTGCGTTGTCATTGATGAATTCCAGGACACAAACCCTGTGCAATTCGCGCTGCTTTGGCAGTTGGCGCAGGGTGCCAAACGCGCATTGATCGTTGGTGACACGAAGCAATCGATCATGGGATTTCAGGGTGCTGACGCGCGGCTGACCCAAGCTCTACAAGATTCCCATGCCTCAGCTGTCACCCCACTTGACCGCAACTGGCGGTCCGATCCCCGCATTATGGGGTTTGTGAATACACTAGGACCTGTCTTGTTTCCGCAAGGATACAATGCACTGGCCCCTGTTCGTGAAGAAACGGGTGTTCCAGCACTCGAGGTCATCAACCTACCCGGAGGCAGAAGCGATACTACGGCTGGCTGCGTCGCCGATCGCGTCGCACGAATGTTAGTAGACGGCACCCAAATATATGACAAGGTCACCAAGGCCATGCGTCCCGCAAAAGCCTCGGATATTGCGGTGCTTTGCTACACTGGATCAAAATGCGAAGCAGTTGCGGCTGCTATTGAGGCCCATGGTCTCCCCGTGCGCTTACAGCAGTCAGGCTGGCTTGGATCGCTTGCAATGCGGGTCGCGCGCGCTGCTTTGACTTATATTGCTGATCCAAGTGACCGATTGGCCGCTCTGACTTGGTTGACGCTAGGTCCACCGCGCATGCCCATTGAGGACGCCCTGCGCAACGCAGTCGACCGCGTTCTGGACACGCATACAGCGCTCGAACCTCTGGCAGCGCTGCATGAAGCAGAGCAGCGACGCCCTGTCTTCGACACGGTTACCGAGATGCTTCGGTCCACCAACTTGCGTGAATGGGCGGCAGGCATCGACGGCCCCGCTCAAGCGCTTGCCGACTTGGCGCGGCTGGAAGCCGAAGCGCAAAACTTTGACGGCCTTGCCACAGACCTGCGCAGTGCTGCCGGTTTTCATGGATATGGAATGCAAATCTTCCTTGGCTGGATTATCGCCCAGACAGATAAGGCATGGGACAAGCATCCCGACCCCGATGGTTGGTCCTCTTCGGGTATTGAGATTTCAACTTGGCACTCCGCAAAAGGGCGGGAATGGCCAATTACAATTGTCGCTGGTCTGGATCAAACATTTGCCGAGCGGCCGGGAACACTCAGCGCCGAATTTGACGGCTTTGAAGACTTGGGCAATGTCTTGAGCCATGCCAACCTTGGATATCTGCCAAAATTTGATGCGCCCGAAACACAGGCTGTTTTTGCGCAGGCCCATCAAGAACAAGACGAACAGGAGGCTGCGCGAGAACTCTATGTCGCTCTTACGCGCGCACGCGACCGGTTGATTTTGGTCCTGCCACGAGAAAAAACTAAAGCGAGAGACAAGGCCGAGCGAATGGTTGATCTGCTTAGGGATCGCGGTGGCCTTCAAACCGGCGCTGGCTTCTTGGAGGTTTGCGGAGAAAATTTTGCGGCAAATGTCACTGATGGCGCATCGGACGGGCCCGAAGTTGAGCCGAAAGGTGTCTTAATAGGCTATCCTCGCTTTGGCGCACCACGTCAAAATGTGGATGCGTCGCATACGCCCTGGCGACAAAGCCCCTCGACGCAGGAACCAGCCACCTCTCAAACGCCAACAGCAATTAACACCGTGGAACTTGGAGCAGCGATTGATACATCAGGTGCGGTATTTGCATCGGCGGCGGATCGCGGCACCGTCCTGCACTTGGCATTCCGCGTCTTGACCAATCAGCCCAACCTTTCGGAGCAACTCATTGCAGCGACAGGTCTTGCGCCAAAAGTCATAGATGAGATCGCCGTGCAGGCTGAATTATTGCGAGACAGACTCGCCGCAGAAGGTTATGATCAGCTCCACTTTGAACTGCCCGTGCAAGAGATCAGACCGGACGGCTCACAAACCAACGCGATCATCGATTGCCTTGCAGAGGGCCCCGATGGCTTCCTCATTCTAGATCATAAATCAGGCCCCTGCCCTGATCCTGAGGCAAGGTTTCACACCTACCTTCCGCAGCTTAGAAGCTATGCGCAACTCATGGCGCTCACGCGACCCGATAAGCCTGTTCGAAGCTTGGCAATAAACTGGATCGACGAAGGCAGACTGTCGTTTTGTTCGGTTGATAAAAAGGAATTTGCGTGA
- a CDS encoding PD-(D/E)XK nuclease family protein encodes MRIDPLLTASPVTGAVRHVTEDLLKEVYLAPLGKPFALQDLLTMDHAPWSESFSAAPAETIAAVEDGLLAVMRGTRTLDWSEIDLSTLPEGRARTHLVALTDLWRKLHGFPAPLSTWAHVLRSNASDALEALPILNYVQCPFADPAETALADALLAHHGPVSDDAALAWRNSATSQDTFANGALGAIQAGLGKTATQVSPDETIEIFGLRDPRQEAEFAAARVQSLLDAGIVDTPAQVGLLVPDDASYQRALEEAFDRVGLPLSGKPMEPALRDTVGELMTLLLALLERPAPRTAIASLYIAPSMPWAKETGLRMAREQMDYGWSRTAAEIDGPARELLDALRPCSTPEQLLGRLTAIAKAAPEAGLWPKLQAIRTAVVDQIDWSLLRKIASPKPSEPSGHNRFVEGVSLFAETALPWRPVRQLIVLGLAGRTWPRPPASNPFFTESEIALIREHTGLHLAGRQQKMARGIELFRRQLCAASEATTFLVPACTLGGEKLAPSTGLSLIAHMMGFESSEKAIRDIHAEVQNLWPVTAETPLPVPSGGKPSVPPIGLLHLGSDLLRLREDDETGHAPQSPSRLETLIVSPLAWLLDELGAKDRTWGPETLDVMTLGTLLHHVMEVVFPEGTKAPDQTMIANAVPAAVDDAIRRYAAWLSTDAWDTERQSLLREAYNVTSNWVVFLHETQAEVLHNEISLAGDHGGLLLRGNADCLLKLPDGRILIIDHKRSSSGGRRDRMAKGWDLQVALYQAMLERPSIQTPLTDLVAQGSNIVTAYHTMLDGTVLSDAAGAGLPRVEHASIDASKQAMDHLAQVVAEVGGGTIRLNHEDDAAALKKDRGITAYALEDNAFVSAFLTSNDEEDQS; translated from the coding sequence ATGCGTATTGATCCATTACTTACTGCCTCTCCTGTGACAGGTGCTGTCCGCCACGTAACAGAAGACCTTCTCAAGGAGGTCTATCTTGCACCATTGGGTAAGCCCTTCGCACTGCAAGACCTTCTTACGATGGACCATGCCCCTTGGTCAGAAAGCTTCAGTGCTGCCCCCGCGGAAACGATAGCTGCGGTCGAGGACGGGCTTCTCGCTGTCATGCGGGGTACACGCACACTGGACTGGAGCGAGATTGATTTAAGCACCCTGCCCGAGGGTCGCGCCCGCACCCACTTAGTTGCGTTAACTGATCTTTGGCGAAAGCTTCATGGCTTTCCCGCACCGCTGTCCACCTGGGCCCATGTGTTACGCAGCAACGCAAGTGATGCGCTCGAAGCTCTGCCGATACTCAATTATGTGCAATGTCCTTTTGCAGATCCTGCCGAAACTGCACTGGCAGACGCTTTGTTAGCGCACCACGGTCCCGTCTCGGATGATGCAGCGTTGGCATGGCGCAATTCGGCGACCTCCCAAGACACCTTTGCAAATGGGGCCCTAGGAGCCATTCAAGCAGGACTTGGCAAGACTGCGACCCAAGTTAGTCCCGACGAGACGATTGAGATTTTCGGCTTGCGTGATCCTCGCCAAGAGGCAGAATTCGCGGCCGCAAGAGTTCAAAGCCTTCTGGACGCGGGAATTGTGGACACACCCGCTCAGGTCGGTCTTCTCGTTCCTGATGATGCCAGCTATCAGCGCGCTTTAGAGGAAGCATTTGACCGTGTCGGATTGCCTCTTTCGGGGAAGCCTATGGAGCCCGCGTTGCGGGACACCGTCGGCGAGCTGATGACACTTCTACTCGCATTACTTGAGCGTCCAGCTCCCCGCACAGCGATTGCCTCTCTATACATCGCGCCCTCTATGCCGTGGGCAAAAGAAACCGGATTGCGCATGGCGCGTGAGCAGATGGATTACGGCTGGTCGAGAACCGCAGCGGAGATCGATGGGCCTGCGCGCGAATTGCTCGACGCATTGCGTCCTTGCTCGACGCCCGAACAGCTTTTAGGTCGCCTCACGGCTATCGCTAAAGCCGCTCCGGAAGCCGGTCTTTGGCCAAAGCTGCAAGCAATAAGAACCGCAGTAGTCGATCAAATCGATTGGTCACTTCTGCGCAAAATCGCATCACCTAAACCCAGCGAGCCCTCAGGCCACAACCGGTTCGTCGAAGGCGTCTCGCTTTTTGCCGAGACTGCCTTACCTTGGCGACCTGTTCGACAGTTGATCGTTCTTGGACTTGCCGGCCGGACTTGGCCGCGGCCACCAGCCAGCAATCCATTCTTCACTGAGAGCGAAATTGCCTTGATCCGAGAGCATACGGGACTGCACCTTGCCGGACGCCAGCAAAAAATGGCGCGAGGTATTGAGCTTTTCAGGCGTCAGCTTTGCGCAGCTTCAGAAGCGACAACTTTTCTAGTACCTGCCTGCACCCTCGGCGGCGAAAAGCTGGCACCTTCCACTGGGTTGTCTCTTATCGCGCACATGATGGGCTTTGAGTCTTCTGAAAAGGCCATCCGGGACATTCACGCTGAAGTTCAAAACCTGTGGCCCGTAACAGCAGAGACCCCACTACCCGTTCCGTCTGGTGGAAAGCCAAGTGTACCTCCGATCGGGCTATTGCATCTTGGTTCGGATCTGCTGCGCTTACGTGAGGACGACGAAACAGGCCATGCTCCACAATCACCATCACGGCTCGAGACGCTCATCGTAAGCCCATTGGCATGGTTGCTGGACGAACTTGGCGCAAAGGATCGCACTTGGGGCCCAGAAACACTGGATGTGATGACACTTGGCACATTGCTTCACCACGTGATGGAAGTTGTCTTTCCTGAAGGCACTAAAGCGCCAGACCAAACGATGATCGCGAATGCGGTTCCAGCCGCGGTGGACGATGCAATCCGGCGCTATGCCGCTTGGCTGTCGACTGACGCGTGGGATACAGAGCGCCAAAGCCTTCTACGCGAGGCATATAATGTCACCTCAAATTGGGTCGTGTTTCTTCATGAAACTCAAGCTGAAGTGCTGCACAATGAGATCAGTCTTGCAGGCGACCATGGCGGGCTTTTGCTGCGTGGCAATGCAGATTGCCTGCTTAAGCTCCCTGATGGGCGTATCTTGATTATAGATCACAAACGCTCCAGCTCAGGCGGCCGCCGGGATCGAATGGCTAAGGGGTGGGATCTGCAAGTTGCGCTGTATCAGGCCATGCTTGAACGTCCATCAATTCAGACGCCCTTGACCGACCTCGTCGCACAAGGCTCCAATATTGTAACGGCCTATCACACGATGCTCGATGGCACTGTGCTGTCCGATGCGGCCGGCGCAGGTCTGCCCCGCGTAGAACACGCCTCCATTGACGCTTCCAAACAAGCGATGGACCATCTGGCGCAAGTTGTAGCGGAAGTCGGTGGCGGCACAATCCGCCTCAACCACGAAGACGATGCCGCAGCGCTGAAAAAAGATCGCGGAATTACGGCCTACGCCCTCGAAGACAATGCGTTTGTGTCTGCTTTCCTTACCTCCAATGACGAGGAGGACCAGTCGTGA
- a CDS encoding viperin family antiviral radical SAM protein, giving the protein MLHIPELTINWHILEACNYDCYFCYAKYGKKSNFSRDYSEILYDLSALSGKVINFPSGPISVKNIRINFAGGEPFLEKELGAAVSLASELGLRPSFISNGSLLTDSFIEHYGAMISVAGFSIDSFSRDTNQKIGRRDNKGRQVDFERFSEVFSRFRKFSPQTLLKINTVVCRENVNDDFNQPLVELRPDRWKILRVIPIHGAEDLEISDAQFDAFLARHHDVDCRIVPEDNAHMHRSYLMLDPEGRFYQREGSGYVKSAPIVQVGAARALEGVDFDAKTYVSRY; this is encoded by the coding sequence ATGCTGCATATTCCAGAGCTGACAATAAACTGGCATATTTTGGAGGCATGTAACTATGATTGCTATTTTTGCTATGCAAAGTACGGGAAAAAGTCCAATTTCTCTCGCGACTATTCAGAAATCTTGTACGACTTAAGTGCCCTCAGTGGCAAAGTGATTAATTTTCCGTCTGGACCAATTTCGGTCAAGAACATCAGGATTAATTTCGCAGGTGGGGAGCCTTTCCTAGAGAAGGAGCTTGGCGCTGCCGTTTCTCTGGCCTCTGAACTTGGGCTACGTCCTTCATTCATCAGCAATGGATCTCTCTTGACCGATAGCTTTATCGAACACTATGGCGCAATGATTTCTGTGGCGGGTTTTAGCATTGATAGCTTCAGCAGGGATACAAACCAGAAGATTGGTCGTCGTGATAACAAAGGTCGTCAGGTTGATTTTGAAAGATTTTCGGAAGTTTTTTCGCGGTTTAGGAAATTCTCACCTCAAACCTTACTCAAAATAAACACAGTCGTTTGTCGCGAGAATGTTAATGACGATTTTAATCAGCCACTTGTTGAGCTCCGGCCAGATCGATGGAAGATTTTGCGAGTGATCCCAATTCATGGCGCAGAAGATCTAGAAATTTCAGACGCACAGTTTGACGCTTTCTTGGCGCGCCATCACGACGTCGACTGTCGGATCGTACCAGAGGACAACGCCCACATGCATCGTTCATATCTTATGCTTGATCCGGAAGGTCGCTTCTACCAACGCGAAGGGTCGGGCTATGTTAAGAGCGCCCCGATTGTACAAGTAGGTGCTGCGCGCGCTCTAGAGGGTGTCGATTTTGATGCAAAGACGTACGTTAGTAGGTATTGA
- a CDS encoding DUF736 family protein, translating to MTTNCIKFTSDDIETAKGVGSISTLNFDLDITVEPIASSNPMAPTHRVLGRSPRGKLVECGGIWKKQNKDTGSDYFTLTVRDHAFNANLGKAASQDDMSLQAIIPWGPKEAA from the coding sequence ATGACCACGAACTGCATCAAATTCACAAGCGACGATATCGAAACAGCAAAAGGCGTAGGGTCCATTTCAACCCTGAATTTCGACCTCGACATCACAGTCGAACCAATCGCCAGCAGCAATCCCATGGCACCGACGCACCGTGTCCTTGGCCGCTCCCCTCGCGGCAAACTGGTCGAATGCGGTGGTATCTGGAAGAAGCAGAACAAAGACACCGGCTCTGACTACTTCACCCTGACGGTCCGCGATCACGCCTTCAACGCCAACCTTGGCAAAGCTGCGAGCCAAGATGATATGTCCCTGCAGGCCATCATCCCCTGGGGTCCCAAAGAGGCCGCTTAA
- a CDS encoding DUF6088 family protein → MDDAPRQVWTPADFADVGGRAAVDKALQRMVTCGQLRRIERGLYDKPSQSALTGKSTVPDYRAVIDAIARRDQVRWLIDGMTAANTLGLTNAVPAKIEVLVDARLKPVTLGNQKIVFKHAAPSRLYWAGRPGMYLVQALHWLHDVMSNDVQGATVRKTIRRLLADKDTGPALLDDLKGGLSAMPIWMQDILRAPLFDVVEGDQG, encoded by the coding sequence ATGGACGATGCGCCGCGCCAAGTGTGGACACCGGCCGATTTTGCCGACGTCGGTGGTCGTGCTGCCGTCGACAAGGCTCTGCAACGCATGGTCACGTGCGGTCAACTGCGGCGCATTGAGCGAGGGCTTTATGACAAGCCATCCCAGAGTGCGCTGACAGGCAAATCAACTGTACCAGACTACCGCGCTGTCATCGATGCGATCGCGCGCCGTGATCAAGTCCGCTGGTTGATTGATGGGATGACGGCTGCGAACACGCTTGGTCTTACCAATGCGGTGCCAGCCAAAATTGAGGTGCTGGTGGATGCACGCCTCAAGCCGGTCACATTGGGCAATCAAAAGATCGTCTTCAAACACGCTGCCCCTAGTCGACTATATTGGGCGGGGCGGCCGGGCATGTATCTGGTTCAGGCTCTGCATTGGCTTCATGATGTCATGTCGAATGATGTCCAGGGGGCGACTGTTCGCAAAACTATACGGCGTCTGCTTGCCGATAAGGACACAGGTCCGGCTCTTTTGGATGATCTGAAGGGCGGTTTGTCAGCCATGCCGATCTGGATGCAAGATATTTTGCGTGCGCCTCTGTTTGATGTGGTCGAGGGAGATCAAGGATGA
- a CDS encoding nucleotidyl transferase AbiEii/AbiGii toxin family protein, producing the protein MSTEGFQKIIAASVADRADLFLTTANRLGAPLINIEKDFWVCWTLNALYHRLPAGGPRLLFKGGTSLSKAYGLIDRFSEDIDVTVFRDDLGHGETPEALAALSGKKRKAAIEAIQSDCHAYITGPLLVELSQLIAEDTSGQGRIEIDPDDGTGQTLLVWYPRVDGSDTGYVQAAVKIESGAKSALDPNSPQLIRPYISDDLGGIDLDVPEVRTIDAERTFWDKVVILHGLRNWFETRGELKQDGQRISRHYYDLHCMLETDAGRAAVADLELGADCVAHAKTFFNRPDFNLGTAKPGTFALAPPADMAARLGGDYKNTEAMIFGEAPSFDAILDSIAALEDQLNQT; encoded by the coding sequence ATGAGCACGGAAGGTTTCCAAAAGATCATTGCTGCAAGCGTTGCAGATCGCGCTGATCTGTTTCTCACCACCGCCAACAGGCTCGGCGCGCCGCTGATCAATATTGAGAAGGACTTCTGGGTCTGCTGGACGCTTAATGCGCTCTACCATCGGCTTCCTGCCGGTGGTCCACGGCTCCTGTTCAAAGGGGGGACATCTCTCTCAAAGGCCTACGGTCTGATTGATCGGTTTTCCGAAGACATCGACGTCACGGTGTTCCGCGATGATCTTGGCCACGGCGAAACACCAGAGGCGCTAGCCGCGCTCTCTGGGAAGAAACGCAAAGCTGCCATTGAAGCGATCCAGAGTGATTGCCACGCCTATATAACTGGGCCGCTTTTGGTGGAGCTGTCCCAGCTGATCGCCGAGGACACAAGCGGGCAGGGTCGGATTGAAATCGATCCTGATGATGGCACGGGACAGACACTTCTTGTCTGGTATCCACGGGTCGACGGGTCCGACACGGGATACGTTCAAGCCGCCGTCAAAATCGAGTCCGGGGCAAAATCCGCCCTGGATCCAAACAGCCCGCAGTTGATCCGTCCGTACATTTCGGACGATTTGGGCGGCATTGATTTGGATGTTCCGGAGGTTCGAACGATTGATGCAGAGCGCACGTTTTGGGACAAGGTCGTCATCTTGCACGGGCTACGGAATTGGTTCGAGACGCGCGGTGAACTGAAGCAAGACGGGCAGCGTATTTCGCGGCATTACTACGATCTGCATTGCATGTTGGAAACCGACGCGGGTAGGGCTGCTGTTGCAGACCTTGAGTTGGGCGCGGACTGTGTGGCCCACGCGAAGACATTTTTTAACCGTCCTGATTTCAACCTAGGTACGGCAAAGCCCGGAACGTTTGCGCTCGCACCACCTGCAGACATGGCTGCGCGATTGGGCGGTGATTACAAAAATACCGAGGCGATGATCTTCGGTGAGGCTCCATCCTTTGATGCAATCTTGGATTCGATTGCGGCTCTCGAGGACCAACTGAACCAAACTTGA
- a CDS encoding helix-turn-helix domain-containing protein: MKTGRPKRLKLEQRIELARRYHAGETPKVLAEAYGVSRRHVTRLAKEEQGEGLAVRDPSERVSFRASASELAAFDAEWQTRGFANRSQALNAVLRGRCGFLDVPRDLVAEFCASWRQAKDVSDAGLALAKAVHRGKVSVSSEDRALLVSLLDLAQCMTRELGQMKDAAQVRRKRDWPLKEEEDAALRALPDQPTRAASGLRLVAGEGGREGARKSVALGSCGGAAPEGGAAVIDRSISNG; encoded by the coding sequence ATGAAGACAGGAAGACCAAAACGCCTCAAGCTGGAGCAGCGCATTGAACTGGCGCGGCGATACCATGCAGGAGAAACCCCAAAGGTATTGGCCGAAGCCTACGGCGTTTCTCGCAGGCATGTGACGCGGCTTGCAAAGGAAGAGCAGGGTGAAGGTCTCGCTGTGCGCGATCCCTCTGAGCGGGTCAGCTTTCGCGCCTCAGCGTCAGAGCTCGCAGCCTTTGATGCGGAGTGGCAGACACGCGGGTTTGCCAACCGCTCTCAAGCCCTCAATGCAGTGCTGCGCGGACGGTGTGGGTTCCTTGATGTGCCCCGTGATTTGGTCGCTGAGTTCTGTGCCAGTTGGCGGCAAGCCAAGGATGTCAGTGATGCAGGTTTGGCGCTCGCAAAAGCAGTGCATCGCGGAAAGGTGTCTGTGTCATCTGAGGACCGGGCCTTGCTCGTTTCACTGCTTGATCTGGCGCAGTGCATGACCCGTGAGCTTGGCCAAATGAAGGATGCAGCGCAGGTCCGGCGCAAGCGGGATTGGCCGTTAAAGGAAGAAGAGGATGCAGCCCTTCGGGCGCTTCCAGATCAGCCGACGCGGGCGGCATCCGGGCTGCGCTTGGTGGCGGGGGAGGGCGGTCGCGAAGGGGCGCGGAAGTCGGTGGCCTTGGGTTCGTGTGGAGGGGCCGCGCCGGAGGGGGGCGCGGCTGTGATCGATCGGAGCATCTCCAATGGCTGA